The following is a genomic window from bacterium.
CAGCGCCGGCAGTGCAACCATAGCAGTGTCTATCAAAGGCAATTTCCTCTTTTGCAAGCTCATTGAAGCTTTCAATCGACCAAATAGTTCTCTCTCCTTGGGTAGGAGGGAGTTCTAACATTTGATTGAAGTCGCAATCATAGAGATTGCCGAGATAGTCAATCGAAACAAGTTCTCTGCACATAATGTTTTTTGCCGCATGAGGGTTGAAACTACTTTCGAGTAAAGTCATGTACTCTTCAAGTTGTCCCCAGTTTTCGAGCTGCCTTGCGAAACGTTTGATCGGCATATTGGTGATCGTGAAGAGGTTATTAAACTCAATTTCAAAGTCTTCAAAGAGTTGTTTTTTGTAGGCACACTCAAGTTCTGCCTGAGCTCCCGGCAGGCTCGCTCCCAGTGGATTGTAAACCAGATCAAGCTGAAGAGAAGTGTTAGGTTTCCCATAGCCCAGCTCGTTAAGTTTTATTAACCCCTCAATGCTGCGGTCGAATGTTCCGCGTCCACGCTGCTTATCCACGTTGTCTGATGTGTAACAGGGGAGTGAGGCGATTATGTGCACCTTGTGCTGGGCTAAGAACTCAGGGAGATCTTCATAACCTTCTTCAAAGAAGATGGTCAGATTACATCTATCAATGGTGTGAAGACCACGCTTGGCTGCTTCAGAAACCATCCACCGAAAGTGAGGATTCATTTCCGGTGCACCACCCGTGATATCCAGCGTTTCTATGCCCGTAGAAGCATCGATTAACTCGAAGATTCTATTACTTACTCTCCTGTCCATCAGTTCAGTTCGCTTCGGTCCAGCTTCAACATGGCAATGAAGACAGGCGAGGTTACAGAGACGACCGTTATTAACCTGAACAGTGGTAATCTTCTCTCTTGATGTAGAGATCTGTTCTTCTTGTAGTTGTTTCAAGAATTGCTTTTTCATGAGTTCTTATCCTCTACGCCATGCATGAAACCGCTGAACCCATCCGAGGAGCTTTTCCGGCTTTTCTGCTTTTTTCCATATTCCTGCGGTATACTTATTCGCTTCCGAAAAGGTCGGATAGGGATGGACTGTCCCCAAAATCTTATTAAGGCCAATTTTGTATTTCATGGCCAACGTGAATTCCGACAAATATTCACCTGCATTCGCTCCAACGATAGTTGCTCCTACTATCTCGTCGGTATTAATTTT
Proteins encoded in this region:
- a CDS encoding radical SAM/Cys-rich domain protein, which gives rise to MKKQFLKQLQEEQISTSREKITTVQVNNGRLCNLACLHCHVEAGPKRTELMDRRVSNRIFELIDASTGIETLDITGGAPEMNPHFRWMVSEAAKRGLHTIDRCNLTIFFEEGYEDLPEFLAQHKVHIIASLPCYTSDNVDKQRGRGTFDRSIEGLIKLNELGYGKPNTSLQLDLVYNPLGASLPGAQAELECAYKKQLFEDFEIEFNNLFTITNMPIKRFARQLENWGQLEEYMTLLESSFNPHAAKNIMCRELVSIDYLGNLYDCDFNQMLELPPTQGERTIWSIESFNELAKEEIAFDRHCYGCTAGAGSSCGGSLV